The nucleotide sequence AGTtttcagtattttttttagtgtgttTTATTGTATTCAATAATACTTATTATTTGAACCGTCAGATTAATCAAATGGCTAGAACGATGCAGACAAGCTGTTGTGttgattttcttctttaattaataaaataaataaatgccaCATAAGGAGTGAGTATGAATGGTATAAGGAAAGAAGGTGTCCATGTataattattcataaaaaaaaggctAATTTTGATTGTCGATTTACTCCATCTCTATAATTATAAGTGTTATTTATAAACTAATGCATACTTCAGATAAATTATTGGATATTTGAACTCGAGTGGTTAGCTTCACTAAATGACGAATTATTTGTGATAACTTTGATTTTAtggtaaaacaattttttataggctaaaatatggcattggtccctgcaaatatgtccagttttggttttagtccctgcaatttttttttatagtttttagtccctgtaaaattaattttttttggaaatggtCCCTGTCCCCAATTATGTGATGATTTGTCACTTTTGTGCATATGTGTCATATGATGATTGTGCTTACTTGTCCAGCTGGCATCCACGTGGCaagacactcattttaaaatcatttttaataaaaacaatattattttttataattcaaaaacaataattattttttaatttaaaaataataataaaatagataCAAAAGGGGAAAAACGTTAGAGTTCCTCATTTTCCCCCTTTCTTCTGTCGATCTCAATCGCCATCCTTTCTGCTTCTTCAAAATCAATCGTGTAAGTGTTATTCTTCTATTCATTCGATCCTATTATGGTTGTTATTCGTCTTGACTGTTTGGTTCATTTCGTTTCCTTTCCATTCGTTTCGTTTCCTGGACTGTTGCGGTTTCGTAATCAACGGCTTTGATTTGCAGGTTTGCCTGGGTTTTGGGTTAAGCAACAATCGACGGCTGGGATTGGTTGAGATAGCTGTAAAGTGTAagttcactaaaaaaaaaaacctatatttATGGTTAAAATTTGAAGTAGTTGTGTGTATACATGTGTTTTGTCGTTTTCTTAGTGGGGACCACCATGAttctaatttgaattttttttctttcgtgatTTGCATGTGGTAGTATGGCAATTACTGTAGGGTTTCATCATGGGGGTTCTTTTGTAAAGGACTGGATTATCTATTACAATGGTGGTCAAGAGTCAGTAGTAGAGTTTGAAGATGATAAATGGTGTTATTTTGAAGCTTATGGATTAGTGAAAGACTTAGTCAAAGCGTTTAAGTATAGAGATAAATTTAGGATGTGGTGGCAGATTGAAGAAGAAGTAGGTTTTAGAGTGGTTAGGGTGGATGAGGATGCTGCTAATATAAAGGAATATGCAACTAGAAAAAAATGCAAGGTTAACATATATGTTGAGCATGATGTGGATGGTTTGGTTAGTCTGCCTAATTTTGTTGATGCAGATGAATTGGTTAAAGATATAGGTAATAAAATAGTTGTTGCAGAGGACCTGGCTAAGGATAATGGGAAGTGGAAGGGGAAGGAAAAGGTTGTTGAGTGGGAAGAGGATGGAATGGAATCTGTTAATGGAGGGTCAAGTAGTGATGATGATGTTAGGGGTATAACTTTAGATgatagtgaagaagaaagagggCTAGGAAAGGATGATGGTTTTAACTTTAAGTTTTCCCCACCTATGAATGGTACAAATAGAGTGATAATTGAAGGTAATGGGTATAGAGTGAAAAAGAGAGCATGTAAAAGCCCAACCAAAAAGAAGAGCCCATCCAAAAAGAAGGCCCCAAACAAAAAGAAGAGTCCAACCAAAAATGATGCAAGAACCAGGGCTGATGGTGCAATGTTGTTGTTAGATGATGTTCAGATTGTGGCTGATTATGTAAGTGATGAGTTGGGTAGTAGTGACCCTGATGATTCTGACATTGAAAAAGCTCCAGAGTATGAGAGGTTTAGAATGGAACATatgcataaaaaatttaagttcaAGATAGGCATGGAGTTCAGTTCTTTAGAGGAGTTCAAAGATGCTATAAGAGAGTGGACAGTTATCAATGGGTATGAGTGTAAGTTTTTGAAAAACGACAAGAAAAGATGTAGGGTGGTTTGTAAGTCAAACACAAACTGTGAGTGGATGGCTTTATGTAGCCAAGTGGGTGAGCAGCACACCTATAGGATTAAAACATTGGGTGGGGACCACACATGTGCAAGGACATGTGAAAATAGATCTGCTACATCCAAGTGGGTTACAAAAGCTATTGTACCTAAAATGATGTGCACTGAGAGTATGAGAGTCACAGACATCATAACAGATATGAGGACGAATCATGGTGTTGGTATCACCTTTTGGAGGGGTTGGAAGGCAAAGGTGCAAGCAAGAAACATCATTGATGGAGATTCagcaaaacaatatttaaactTATGGAGATATGCAGCTGAAATTAAGAGGGCCTCTGATGCTAACTCAGTGAAAATTAATGTTGTTAGATCTATACCAACCCTCCAACCCAGATTTggatctttttatttttgctttgaAGGTTGTAAACAAGGGTTCTTGAATGGTTGTAGACCCTTCATAGGTGTAGATGGATGTCATTTGAAAACACAATATGGCGGGCAACTTCTGATAGCTGTGGGAAGAGATGCTAATGACCAATATTATCCTCTTGCTTTTGGAATTGTTGAAGTTGAGAATACTGAATCATGGAGGTGGTTTTTAACTCTTTTACTGGAGGATATTGGAATTGAGAAGAGATGGGTATTTATATCtgatcaacaaaaagtaaatatattaaTTCTACATCAATCAATTTGTTTATCTAATAAGATTAATTAACATTTACTAAtttgtttatatgtttttttgtcaGGGACTTATGTCTGTCTTTGATGAGATGTTTGAGGTTGTTGAACATAGACTTTGTCTCAGGCACTTGTAtgcaaattttaagaaaaaatttggAGGAGGGTCAGCAATTAGAGACTTGATGATGGGGGCATCCAAGGCAACTTATTACCAAGCTTGGGAAAAAAAGATGCAACAGTTGAAGGCAATTGATGTACCAGCATGGGAGTGGCTTATGCTTGTGCCTACCAAGCTTTGGTGTAAGCATGCCTTCTCTTTCTATTCTAAGTGTGATGTTTTAATGAACAACCTCTCTGAAGCTTTTAACTCAACAATATTGTGTGCAAGAGATAAGCCTCCAATTACCATGTGTGAGTTTATTAGGACATATTTGATGAATAGGATTGCAACTATTAGGTATAAACTAACTTCATGGCAACAAAAGGTAATGCCAATGCCTAAGAAAAGATTAGATGTTGAGATTGAAAATAGTGGAAGTTGGATTCCTATTTGGAGGATGGATGATGAGTTTGAAGTTAGTAAGCTTTATGAAGGTTTTAAGTACATAGTTGATATTGGAAAGAGAACATGTACTTGTAACTTTTGGCAATTAGTGGGTATTCCCTGTAGGCATGCAATTGCTGCAATGGGTAAAAGGTCTCAAAAACCCGAGGATTATGTGGATGTCTGTTATTCAAGAGCAActtatgaaaaatgttataGCTATAGTGTAAGTGCCATTAATGGAGAAGACATGTGGCCAGTTGTTGATGTGGAAGAAATGTTGCCACCAACTTATTAGAGGGGTCCAGGAAGACcaaaaaaattgagaagaaGGGAAGCTGATGAAGAGACAGCTGGTAAATATAAGAGGCAGTGTACTAGATACAGATGCACCAAGTGTGGTGAGGCTGGACATAATCACAGATCATGCAAAAGTACTCAGGTTAACCCAATTGCACAAAAGCGGAAGGTATAATttgtttacaatattttgttagatttaagtttatattAGACTATGTAATTTATTTACCTAATGATTTGTTATTCAACAGAGGAAACCACCAAGGTCTGTGCCAGATGCACGAAATGCACCTTCTGAGAATGTCCAAGATGTGCAGGATGCACATAATGAAATTGCACAAGATgcacaaaatgaaaatgcaCAAGATGCACAAAATGAAACTGCACCTTCCGGTAAGGCACCTGTTGCTAAAAACGTGTCTGGTAGAGTTGTGGCTGCTACTAAGGGGTCTGCTAAAGTTGTGTCTTCTAAATACAAGCATGTTAAGCCTGTTGCTACTAAGGGTGCAGCTGTTACTAGGCCTGTAGTTGTTAATAAGCCCGCTGCTAAACCTGCTCATAAAGCTTCTCATAAACATGTTGCTACCGTTAAGCCTAGTTACAAGTTTAAGTCTGCTACTGATATTTCTTCTACTTCTActtctatgtttgttacaagtgctAATGCTGCTACTTCTATGTCTGTTAACCCTCATTTCAAGGTTCCAGCAAAGGTATGATTAATCTTGCCGATTTAACatgtttacttctaagtttatGGTGTGATTAATCTGAATCTAAATCATGTATCTTTTCTTGACAGAAAAAATCTGAAATCATATATGATGTTACTCAGCTTAAAAACAAGGCAAGGACCACCATGTCATGGAAAGGGAGAACTTGTGATGGATCAAGAACAAATTCAAGCTCAAAGGTGCCAATTTACAACCTTAACAACCTTAGAAGGAGTGGAAGAACCTGCTACTTTGGTCCACAACCCAAATTAGGTGCACTAGGGACTCTAGAGACCAACCCAATTGGAATAGATGAGGGAGATGGAGTGCTAAGTCAGGAGAACCATCCATGAAGAACCTGCTACtttatttacatattttcaTCTTAATGTAATGGCTGAAAcaa is from Medicago truncatula cultivar Jemalong A17 chromosome 1, MtrunA17r5.0-ANR, whole genome shotgun sequence and encodes:
- the LOC112420441 gene encoding uncharacterized protein, yielding MMCTESMRVTDIITDMRTNHGVGITFWRGWKAKVQARNIIDGDSAKQYLNLWRYAAEIKRASDANSVKINVVRSIPTLQPRFGSFYFCFEGCKQGFLNGCRPFIGVDGCHLKTQYGGQLLIAVGRDANDQYYPLAFGIVEVENTESWRWFLTLLLEDIGIEKRWVFISDQQKGLMSVFDEMFEVVEHRLCLRHLYANFKKKFGGGSAIRDLMMGASKATYYQAWEKKMQQLKAIDVPAWEWLMLVPTKLWCKHAFSFYSKCDVLMNNLSEAFNSTILCARDKPPITMCEFIRTYLMNRIATIRYKLTSWQQKVMPMPKKRLDVEIENSGSWIPIWRMDDEFEVSKLYEGFKYIVDIGKRTCTCNFWQLVGIPCRHAIAAMGKRSQKPEDYVDVCYSRATYEKCYSYSVSAINGEDMWPVVDVEEMLPPTY